One [Clostridium] saccharolyticum WM1 DNA segment encodes these proteins:
- a CDS encoding TetR/AcrR family transcriptional regulator, translating into MEMQKQDRRIRKTQKLLKESLLELMVKKDFKNISVKDITELADLNRGTFYLHYADTYSLLQEMESEVLSDFQDMVSNCRYAFKKDSLLPVVIPIIQYIEENKKICKILFENSSSNDFVNRFHMLVLKNGTAIIKEQYPDAKEVTMNYFLEFITYGLTGVLKQWVDTDMQQPKEEVAEFVDKVVMGTAKKLLAV; encoded by the coding sequence ATGGAAATGCAGAAACAGGATCGCCGTATCCGAAAAACTCAGAAACTGTTAAAGGAAAGCCTTCTAGAGCTCATGGTAAAAAAAGACTTTAAGAATATTTCTGTAAAGGATATCACGGAACTGGCTGACTTAAACCGGGGTACCTTTTATCTCCACTATGCCGATACCTACAGCCTGCTGCAGGAGATGGAATCCGAAGTTCTCAGTGATTTCCAGGATATGGTCAGTAATTGCCGTTATGCCTTTAAAAAGGACTCGCTCCTGCCCGTTGTTATCCCCATTATTCAATACATCGAGGAGAACAAAAAGATATGTAAAATACTTTTTGAAAACAGCTCCTCCAATGACTTTGTAAACCGCTTCCACATGCTCGTCTTAAAAAACGGCACAGCGATCATTAAAGAACAATACCCTGATGCAAAGGAAGTAACCATGAACTATTTCCTTGAATTCATCACCTATGGACTGACCGGCGTCTTAAAGCAATGGGTGGATACCGATATGCAGCAGCCCAAGGAGGAAGTCGCCGAATTTGTGGATAAGGTGGTCATGGGAACGGCAAAAAAACTTCTTGCTGTATAA
- a CDS encoding efflux RND transporter permease subunit: MKKNKSLFDKMVHVIVYWGKEIETFFFLATIICAICFPFVKVNYDLSKYLPHFAQTKQALDVMEDEFGYPGMARIMVKDVSLQEAKKIRQQISDLDGVDLVIGPDLTTDVYMGASFVNQGITDMMSVDAFSMEDYYHDGYALMDVIFENGDDSPLTREGVDAIYRIVGKDRGYFAGSAVSSKEREESITKEITMAIGMALVIIWLILTLTTTSWMEPFLFISVMIVAIILNMGSNLMFGTISFFTFSTAAILQLAVSMDYSIFLLHTFTAIKNTGVEIHDAMELAVKESCSSILASGATTIVGFIVIAFMRFTIGRDVGFVLTKGIICSLATVLFLMPTLILHFNDKIEKTAHKPFLPSFDRFAKLMNRIRKPVFVIAIFLAVPCYFGQNMNVFYYGDDAIGAGPGTRVYEDTRAINEEFGKSNMIIGIVPNGDLVKERQLTEALEDLDFVNNAMSMAGTVPKGIPESFLPDKVREQLRSERYARLLISLNTVQESRYAFDCSQKLEQVVREYYPEDAYVIGMTPTTIDIRDILTDDYNKVSLLSLAGVALVVFATFQSVLVPILVIIPIEVAIYLNMTLPYVMGDSMVYIGYIIVSCLQLGATIDYSILMTNNYLGFRKTMSNTDSAMAAISKSTLSILTSGGILTVVGYLLYFTSSIQAISQVGRLVGRGAVLSMVLVLSLLPALLSTFDKQIQKQQLRSARRKEKRRLRYGKVKIKGENDHEKV; this comes from the coding sequence ATGAAAAAAAACAAAAGTTTATTTGATAAAATGGTGCATGTGATTGTGTACTGGGGAAAGGAAATAGAAACTTTTTTCTTTCTTGCCACCATCATCTGTGCAATTTGCTTTCCCTTTGTAAAGGTCAATTATGATTTGAGCAAATACCTGCCCCATTTCGCCCAGACAAAACAGGCACTGGATGTGATGGAGGATGAGTTCGGGTATCCCGGTATGGCCCGGATCATGGTAAAAGATGTAAGCCTTCAGGAGGCGAAAAAAATAAGACAGCAGATATCGGATCTGGATGGAGTGGATCTGGTCATAGGTCCGGATCTGACCACGGATGTTTATATGGGAGCTTCTTTTGTGAATCAGGGAATTACCGATATGATGTCTGTGGATGCCTTTTCCATGGAGGATTATTACCATGATGGGTATGCATTGATGGATGTGATATTTGAAAATGGAGATGACAGCCCTCTGACACGGGAAGGGGTTGACGCGATCTACCGCATTGTAGGAAAGGACCGAGGTTATTTTGCCGGAAGCGCTGTTTCCAGTAAGGAGCGTGAAGAGTCGATCACAAAGGAAATCACCATGGCCATCGGAATGGCGCTGGTGATCATATGGCTGATACTGACACTTACCACGACGTCCTGGATGGAACCTTTTTTATTTATTTCCGTTATGATTGTGGCCATCATCCTGAATATGGGATCCAACCTGATGTTTGGTACCATATCGTTCTTTACATTTTCCACGGCAGCGATTTTACAATTAGCAGTATCCATGGATTATTCCATATTTCTTTTACATACTTTTACGGCAATTAAAAATACCGGCGTTGAAATACATGATGCCATGGAATTGGCGGTTAAGGAGTCCTGCAGTTCTATCCTGGCAAGCGGGGCCACCACCATTGTAGGGTTTATAGTGATCGCATTCATGCGTTTTACCATTGGCAGAGACGTTGGATTCGTGCTGACCAAGGGAATCATCTGCAGTCTGGCTACCGTACTGTTCCTTATGCCAACTTTGATTCTGCACTTTAACGATAAGATTGAAAAAACAGCACATAAGCCTTTTCTTCCATCTTTTGACCGTTTTGCAAAACTGATGAACCGGATCCGTAAGCCTGTTTTCGTAATTGCCATATTTTTGGCGGTACCCTGTTATTTCGGTCAGAATATGAATGTTTTTTATTACGGTGATGATGCCATTGGCGCAGGGCCGGGAACCAGGGTTTATGAGGATACCAGGGCAATTAATGAGGAGTTTGGAAAATCAAACATGATCATCGGAATTGTTCCCAACGGCGATCTTGTAAAGGAGCGGCAGCTGACAGAGGCTTTGGAAGACCTGGATTTCGTGAATAATGCCATGTCCATGGCCGGGACAGTGCCAAAGGGCATCCCGGAAAGCTTTCTTCCGGATAAAGTAAGGGAACAGCTTCGAAGTGAGCGCTACGCCAGACTTTTGATATCTTTAAATACGGTACAGGAGAGCCGGTACGCCTTTGACTGCAGCCAGAAGCTGGAACAGGTGGTCAGGGAATATTATCCGGAGGATGCTTATGTCATAGGCATGACTCCCACAACCATTGATATCCGCGACATACTGACAGATGATTACAATAAGGTTTCCCTGTTATCCCTGGCAGGGGTGGCTCTGGTGGTCTTTGCTACATTTCAGTCTGTCCTGGTTCCGATCCTTGTTATCATACCCATTGAGGTGGCCATTTATTTAAATATGACCTTGCCATATGTGATGGGAGACAGCATGGTGTACATCGGTTATATCATTGTAAGCTGTCTGCAGCTGGGAGCCACCATTGATTATTCTATCCTGATGACCAATAATTATCTGGGCTTTCGAAAAACCATGAGCAACACAGATTCCGCCATGGCTGCTATATCAAAAAGTACCTTATCCATTCTGACGTCAGGAGGAATTCTTACGGTCGTAGGCTATCTTTTGTACTTTACGTCGTCAATTCAGGCCATTTCCCAGGTGGGACGCCTGGTAGGAAGAGGAGCGGTCTTAAGTATGGTTCTGGTTCTTTCCCTTCTTCCGGCTCTGTTAAGCACCTTTGACAAACAGATCCAGAAACAGCAGCTTCGTTCGGCGAGGAGGAAGGAAAAACGGCGTTTACGATACGGAAAAGTGAAAATAAAAGGAGAGAATGACCATGAAAAAGTATAA